The following nucleotide sequence is from Natronosalvus caseinilyticus.
TTCACGTCGACGGCTACACCGTCTGGGGGGCGACGGGGCGCATTCTCGTCCAGTTGCTCGAACTGTCGACGCCCTTCGAAGCGCCCGAGCGGGTCGAGCGCTCGCAGTACTGACGACCCGCCGTGGATAGTAAGTACGGTAAGTACGTGCCAGAAGACTGTATCGGCCGACTCACCGAACGATCGTCACGGGAACCGGCGAGCGACGAGCGACCGTCTCCGCGACGCTTCCCAGGAGAATTCGACTCGCACCCCGTCGACCGTGACTCCCGATCACGACCTGCTCGACCGGGTTCTCCTCGGCGTAGTCGATGATCGAGCGCGCGACGCGCCCAACGACGAGTTCGGTCTCGCAGTCGACGCCGCGGTCGGCCGCCTTCTCGGCGACGTTCTCGAGCAGTGTCTCACCACGTTCCTTGCTCTGTCGGTGGATCTCCTCGTAGTTGATCATCGCACCTCCCTCGAGACCCGGCGCCCCGTAGAGGTCGGCCGGGTCGATGACGTGGAGGCCGACGATGGTCGCGTCCGGGTGCTCCTCGAATGCGAACTCGAGGGCATCTGCCGCGCGGTCGGAGCCGTCGACTGGAACCAGGATTCGGTCTCGCATGGGTGACCGTACACGCTCCAGTATGTTAATATCGGCTACCGTTCCTGGCTGGCTGGAACGTTCGCTCGCGTGGCTCGAGCGATGTGAGCTACTCGAACTACTCGACCGCGAACGAAAATGGTGCCGCCGCTCGAGAAGAGCAGAACGCGTTTACAGAAAGTGAGTCTCGAGCGGCTGAGTGGACGAGCGGCCGAGTGTGCGATTACTCGGAACTGCGCTTGCCGCTGTTCAGCGAGGGACGGACCTGTTCGGTCCCCTTGCCGCGGTTGTAGAGGCCACGGTTGGACTTGCCGGCATTGGTCAGCCCGCGGAAGGCGCGGTTCTTGTGCGTGTCGGCACAGATCCAGTTGAGGTCGTCGTCGTTTTCGATGGCGGGGTGGTTCGGGTCGACGAGGATCACTTCGAACCACTTCTGCCCGCCGTCTTCACCGACCCAGTAGCTGGCGAGGACGCGAAGGTTGGGGTACTTGCGAGAGACGCGCTCTTCACCGATACGCTGGATGTTCTTCCGGCGACCGATGCGGTTGACGCCCTGACGCTTCGTCCGGCGTCCGGCCTTGTGTCGCTGCTTGCGCGCGTTCCCCTTGCGGACGGCGACGCGCGTCACGACGATTCCCTGCTTCGCTTTGTAGCCGAGTTCGCGTGCCTTGTCCAGTCGCGTCGGGCGCTCGATACGCTCGATAGCGCCTTCTTTGCGCCACTCCTGCTTGCGTTGCCACTGCAGTTCGCCGAGCTTGCCGTCGCCCGGGTTCTTCCATGCCTCCTTGATGTGGGAGTAGAAGCTTCGTGCCATTGGTAGTCTGCGGGCGTTTCCCGGTTCAGAAGCGGTCTCGCGTTCGAGACGCGAGTAGCTTCCACATTCCAACCTGTGGCGCGAGCCGAACAGGTGCCCGCCGTCGCCCGCGGGCCGACGAGTCGATTGGTGCTATCAGCGTGGCGGGTATAAGCGCTTCGAACCGTTCGTTCGCGAGTGTACGTCGACTGAACGGGATCACTCGTGGCACCGAACGCGTTCGTCAATAGCCGCCCGGCGGTGGCTGTTTGAAGTCGCTGCCTGAGAGCCGACCGACGATCCATAGCGCCGCAATCGGCAGGCCGATCAACAGAGCGACCGCCAGTAGCGCGTCAACCGCGTCGACCAGGGCCGCGGCGACCAGCACGAACACGGTGACGACGAGCACGGCGGCAACCTGGATCCGGAGCCTGTCTCGAGCGACCCCACGGAGGGTCGACGCCGAGGCCCAGTCGGCGTCCACGCCGATCGAACCGGCGAGCGCGAGCACGGCGAGGAGCGCCAGCGTCACTGGAGCGAGGGCGTGCCAGCGCTGACTTGGGGGATCGACGGCGCCGATGCCGTACATCGCGAGAGCGGCGAGGCCGACGCCGAGGCCGCCGACGACGACCGTCGCCGTCGCGTGAACGAGTTCCGTCTGCCGGCTGTCGGTCCACGGGCCGAGGTGCGTTCGTATTCCCTGGGTTCGCTCGGAGAGGTCCCAGACCGTGATCGCCGCGGCGACGGCGAGGAATACCCCGATCGGACTCGTACCCACGCGCGATCCGACGAACGCGACGCCCAGTATCGAGCCACAGCCGAGTCGCCGAAGCCAGCGCCGCGGTTCGTCGACTCCCGAGGCGAGCGACGCGACCACCAACTCGACAACGACGACGGCCAGCAGCGAACCGAACACCGCCCAGATCGCCAGCAGCGGATCGATCGACGGGACGGCCGATGCGACGAGGAACGCCACGGGTGGGACGACCACGCCGCCGGTCGCGAACGCAGCCGTTCGAAGCGGGTACGGTCCGAACCAGGCGCGAAGCGGCGGCGTGGCCAACCACCCGAGACAGATCACCACCGCGCCGAGGGCTACGCCCAGGAGAACGACGTGGAGGCCGCCGCTCCACAGGACGGCCAGCACGAGCGTTCCGACTGGTCCCATCGCACGCAGCACCGAGTCGATCGCGTCACCCGTTCCCGGGGCCGCCAGAACGAAGCCGGCGACGACGAGGACGTAGTAGCCACCCGTCGGAAGGTCGGCGACGCGGCCCACCACCGACCGAAACGTCAGCGGTGACGTCCGGTCGAGACGGGCCAGTTCGAGGACGGTCCCTGCACACGAAGCCAGGAGCACCGCCACGGCGAGCAACGCGAGGACGGAGAGAACACTCGCGTGGGTACTGCTCGTCAGCGCCTCGAGTAGTACCGCCGTCGCGAAAAACAGCGTGCCGACGGCACCGGTCGCCAGCAGGTACGTCCCGGCCACGACGGGCAGGGACGTCACCGTCGAATCGCGAACCGACCAGGCGAACGACGCCCAGTCGGTCGTCGCGTCGACCCCAGCGGCGCCGACGGCGAGGATCGCCAGGGAAGCCCCGGCGACCAGAAGCGCCTCGACGACGCCCTCGAGGACGGCCACGTTGAACCCGACGATAACCGCGAACAGACCTCCCGTAACGAGCACGCTGCCGACGGCCCGTCGACCGAGCCGGTCCGACGCGGCGAGCGCGACGCCCCAAACCACTCCGAGGGCGCCGAAGCCAGCTACCGTCCCCGGGAGTTCGACGCCAGCCCCCCAGCAGACGCCGACCGTCGTCAGCACCGCCAGGAGCGTGGCGGCCGTTCCTAGATCCGCGGATTCGTTCGTGCGTTCCGCACTCACGAGGACCACCGCCGTTTTCCTCGGTCGATCGCGACGTGGAGCGACTCGTCGGGGTGCCACTCGACGACGCGAACGCCGTGGCTGCGAAGCGTCGACCGCCGACGGTCCGCCTCGAGGCGCTCGAGTGCCGCCGTGTCGTCGGATCGTTCGGTCACCGCCGGGCAGACGACCGTCACCTCGTGGCCGTACGCGCGGAATCGCCGGGCGGACGCGACGGGGTCGTCGTCGAGCAGCGGGGTCACGAAGACGAGCTGTTTCTCGTCGGCCAGGTGCCGGCAGAACCGGTCGACTGCGCGGTCGCCGTGGGCGAGCCACGAGGGGCGACCGAACGAGCCGCACCACTCCCCGTCGAGCAACCGGCGAACGCGTGCCAGCTGGTCGCGGCCAGTCCGCGGGAGCAGGTAATCGCCGCGACCGCCGTAGAGGGCGACGCCGACGCGGTTGTTCTCGGCTAGTAGGGTGGTCGCCAGCCACTCGGTCGCCCGGACCGAGAGCGCCCGGGCGTCGAGTTCGCCCGGTTCGCGAACGACCGCGTTGTCGTCTCGTGCGTCGACGACTACGACGACCGACGCGGCCCGCTCCTCGCGGAACTCGATGGTCGTCAACTCGCCGGTGCGGGCGAGTCGCTTCCAGTCGACGCGGCGCATCGGGTCGCTCGGCTGGAAGGGGCGAAGCGAGTAAAACTCGAGCCCCTCGCCCCCGACGTCGGTCTCGACCCGGCCGGTGTGCTGGATCGTCTGGCCTGCGAGCGGGAGCCGCTCGAGTGCGTCGTTCCACGACAGGCAGTCCGTGTTCGCTTCCTCCCCCTCGTCACCGCTATCGCTGTCGTCTTCGCCGTTGCCTGTACCGTCGCCATCGTCACCGCCGTCGATCCCGAACTCGTACCGCGTCACCTGCCGTTCGCTCCCGCTGACGTTCCGGGTTTCGACGACGACGTCACCGAAGACGTGCGTGCCCCGTCGGGGACGGACGACGTACTCGAGCGCGACCGATTCGCCCGGAGACAGACTACTGATCGCCCGGGTTTCCCCCTCGACCGCCAGGTCGACCGGCGGCTCGTCGGCCACCCGAACGTCCGGAACGGCGTCGCTCCCCCGGTTGGTCACCTCGACGGAGACCGAAACGGACTCGCCGGGGACGGGGGCTGACGGCTCGAGTCGGCGCTCGACGTCGAACGTCGAGGACGGCGGTGTCGTCGCGTAGCCGTAGGCAGCGTACGTGAGGGCGACGACGGACGAGAGGAAGATGGTTGCGTCGCGAGCCAGGACGCCGGTGCCGATGGCGAGCAGAGCGATCCCGAGAGCGACCGTCCAGCGGTCGCTCGAGTCAGTCTGCTGGTCGGCGACGGTCCCCGCCGTTCGAACGGACCGTTCGTCGTCTGTGAGGACGCCTGTACGCTCGGTCTCGTCTCCGCTTTCGCCAGCGCTCGAGTCTCCGTTCCAGCCATCACTCGAGGATCGTGATGACTCGCTCACCTCACCGGAGGTGGTACCAGAATCCGTCGAAGCCGCCGTCTGCGAGACCCCCGACCCCGTTTCCGAACGGACGTCGGCGCCGCTCTCCTGGTCGAGAACCGTCTCGGAGCCGCCCTCGCGATCCACGTCGCCGCCGAGATCGAGCGCGTTCGCGTCGCTCATGGGTCCGTCCTCCCTCGCGATCGGGAAGATGCGCCGGATCGACGGGTTCCGGAATCCGACCGCGTCGCGAGGTGGTTCTCGATTGGCACCTCCCGCAGCGCCGCCAACTCGGCCAGCGCCGCCTCGAGCTGTCGCTGTTCTCGGCGACCGGCGAGCCAGTCGAACAGTTGCATTTTCGCCGGCACCGACACCGATCCAGACAGGTAGGCGGCCGCCCGCGGGTCGTCGGTCCACGTCCCCGACTGCACCCGCTCGCGTGCCTCATCCACGCCGTGGTCGTCGGCCATCAGCGTCGTCATCACCGCGTCAGTTACGGCGACCCGGGTCCGGTTTCGGGCCCGCACTCGGAGCACACGCTGGTCCCGGGGCTCGTCGAGGGACCCTCGCTCGAGCGCACGTTCGAGGTCGGCGCCGATCCGCTCGACGTCCGACTCGACGCGCTCGTCCGCGCGCCCGATTCGTGCGTTCGGTCCGGTATCGGTCTCGGCCGCGACCGAATGCAGGACGCCCAGCCCCAGCAGGGCAGCGACGCCGCCGGCGACGAGGACGATCCCGTCCCGGGCGATGGCGCCCGCCGCCGAGGGGAGCGATCCAGTCGTCGACAGGAGCGTTGCCAGCAGGGCGCCCGCTCCGACGAGGAGTAGGAGCGTTCGCTTCACTCCCGATCACCGTCCTCGTGGGAAGCCGTCGCGACAATTCGGTCGTAGGCCGCTCGAGCCCGACGAATACGGTCGTCCGTCGGTGGGTAGTTTCCGTACCGTACCTGTCGGAACGTCTCGGTGAGCGTCGACACGGCGGATTCGGGGAAACCGGCGTCGACCGCCGCACTGGCGTATTCACCTGGCGTTTTCGATCGATCCCGTCGCGCGGAGATGAGTTCGGTCAGCGCGGCCCAGGCTTCCTCGACCGTCTGCGGACCGGGGTCGTCCCCTGTTTCGGGCTCGTCCTCGTCTTCATCGCGGTTGCCATTGCCTCGAGTGGCCGTTCCCGATCCAGACCGGCTGGAACGTCGACGGCGGGTGAAGCCACCGAAGAGCGACGCGACGCCGCCGGAGATCGAGAGCCCGCCGAGCGAACCCAGTGTCCTCGACAAACCGGCCGGAATCGAGACCAGCGCGGAGCCGAGCCCGCGCCCGAGACCCCGACCGACCAGCCCGATCCCGGATCCGATAGCTCGACCGGTTCCGACGACGCCGTCGACGATCGCTGGCGTCACCCGCGCGAGTCCGATCGTCGCCGTCATCGTCACCTGGGGAATTCGCTTGAGTCGAAACTGCAATCGGGGGAGGAAGCCGTCCGGAATCGTCACGTCGGCGTTCGCGACGCCGGGGGCTCGAGAGGGGTGCGTCGCCCGCCAGAGCAGGCCAATCGGGACGACGAGCAGACAGGCGAGGAGCAGACCGGCGGCCGGAAGGAAACCGACGCTGGCGCTGCTATCGTCGTCGCTTTCGTCGCTAGTCTCGTTGGTACCGCTCTCGTCGTCGACTGTTTCGTTTTCGTCGTCCGTCTCGTTCGTCTCCTCGGCGTCCGAGTCGTTCGCCCGGCCGACGGATTCTTCGTCGGGCGTCGACTCGTTCGCGTCGGGGTCGTCACTTCGCTCGCTGTCGCGGTCGTCGGTGCCGTTCTCGCCGTCGGTCTCGGGTCCGGACTCGAGGTCGAGGTAGTGGTCGTCGCTCACGGCGTCCTGGTCGGGGTAGTCGCCGTAGCCGGCCGCGGGGAGGAACGCGGCGGCGGCGAGGATCGCGAGGACACAACAGACGACGAGGGCGGCGTTGTGGCGGTCGTATCCCACACTATCGCTTCGTGCGTGGTCGACCCGTAAAAATATTACCACTGTGACCGGTAGTCGATCGGACAGTTTGACGGTCGCGACGTCTGCGTGACGAAACTATTTTCGAGCGACAGGTTCAACCTGGCGCATGGTCTCTCGCAAACTCCTCGGGCAAATGGCGACGACGCTCGGCGCCGTCGTCCTCGCCAACCTGGTGCTCGCCCTCGTCTTCGTCGCACTGCTCGAGCCCTGGCTCGTCCCCGTCTTCGACGGCATCGGGCTCTCTCGCGGCGTCGCGTACGCGCTTACGACCACCCTCTGTCTGGGGTGTCTCCTCGCCGTCCAGTTGCGGTACGCACGCCTCGAATTGCTGGCGGAAGCCGACGCCGCGGTACTGGGACCCGACGAACGGCCGGAACTGACCGACCGCGTGACGCGACTCGCCGCCCAGCTAGACGTTGCCGTGCCGACGGTTGCGGTGGCCGACACCGACGTGGCAAACAGCTTCGCCGTCGACGGCGTCCGCTCGGGGACCATCGTCGTCAGTGAAGGGCTCCTCGAGACGCTCGATGCCGCCGAACTCGACGCCGTCCTCGCCCACGAACTCGCACACCTGAAGAACCGCGATGCGGCGGTGATGACCCTCGCCTCGTTCCTCCCGGCACTGATCGCCGACGAACACGTCGTCTTCGGGGATCACCTGCCGCAGTGGACCCGGCCGTACG
It contains:
- a CDS encoding universal stress protein gives rise to the protein MRDRILVPVDGSDRAADALEFAFEEHPDATIVGLHVIDPADLYGAPGLEGGAMINYEEIHRQSKERGETLLENVAEKAADRGVDCETELVVGRVARSIIDYAEENPVEQVVIGSHGRRGASRILLGSVAETVARRSPVPVTIVR
- a CDS encoding 50S ribosomal protein L15e; translation: MARSFYSHIKEAWKNPGDGKLGELQWQRKQEWRKEGAIERIERPTRLDKARELGYKAKQGIVVTRVAVRKGNARKQRHKAGRRTKRQGVNRIGRRKNIQRIGEERVSRKYPNLRVLASYWVGEDGGQKWFEVILVDPNHPAIENDDDLNWICADTHKNRAFRGLTNAGKSNRGLYNRGKGTEQVRPSLNSGKRSSE
- a CDS encoding DUF7519 family protein — protein: MSAERTNESADLGTAATLLAVLTTVGVCWGAGVELPGTVAGFGALGVVWGVALAASDRLGRRAVGSVLVTGGLFAVIVGFNVAVLEGVVEALLVAGASLAILAVGAAGVDATTDWASFAWSVRDSTVTSLPVVAGTYLLATGAVGTLFFATAVLLEALTSSTHASVLSVLALLAVAVLLASCAGTVLELARLDRTSPLTFRSVVGRVADLPTGGYYVLVVAGFVLAAPGTGDAIDSVLRAMGPVGTLVLAVLWSGGLHVVLLGVALGAVVICLGWLATPPLRAWFGPYPLRTAAFATGGVVVPPVAFLVASAVPSIDPLLAIWAVFGSLLAVVVVELVVASLASGVDEPRRWLRRLGCGSILGVAFVGSRVGTSPIGVFLAVAAAITVWDLSERTQGIRTHLGPWTDSRQTELVHATATVVVGGLGVGLAALAMYGIGAVDPPSQRWHALAPVTLALLAVLALAGSIGVDADWASASTLRGVARDRLRIQVAAVLVVTVFVLVAAALVDAVDALLAVALLIGLPIAALWIVGRLSGSDFKQPPPGGY
- a CDS encoding DUF58 domain-containing protein, with product MSDANALDLGGDVDREGGSETVLDQESGADVRSETGSGVSQTAASTDSGTTSGEVSESSRSSSDGWNGDSSAGESGDETERTGVLTDDERSVRTAGTVADQQTDSSDRWTVALGIALLAIGTGVLARDATIFLSSVVALTYAAYGYATTPPSSTFDVERRLEPSAPVPGESVSVSVEVTNRGSDAVPDVRVADEPPVDLAVEGETRAISSLSPGESVALEYVVRPRRGTHVFGDVVVETRNVSGSERQVTRYEFGIDGGDDGDGTGNGEDDSDSGDEGEEANTDCLSWNDALERLPLAGQTIQHTGRVETDVGGEGLEFYSLRPFQPSDPMRRVDWKRLARTGELTTIEFREERAASVVVVVDARDDNAVVREPGELDARALSVRATEWLATTLLAENNRVGVALYGGRGDYLLPRTGRDQLARVRRLLDGEWCGSFGRPSWLAHGDRAVDRFCRHLADEKQLVFVTPLLDDDPVASARRFRAYGHEVTVVCPAVTERSDDTAALERLEADRRRSTLRSHGVRVVEWHPDESLHVAIDRGKRRWSS
- a CDS encoding DUF7269 family protein, yielding MKRTLLLLVGAGALLATLLSTTGSLPSAAGAIARDGIVLVAGGVAALLGLGVLHSVAAETDTGPNARIGRADERVESDVERIGADLERALERGSLDEPRDQRVLRVRARNRTRVAVTDAVMTTLMADDHGVDEARERVQSGTWTDDPRAAAYLSGSVSVPAKMQLFDWLAGRREQRQLEAALAELAALREVPIENHLATRSDSGTRRSGASSRSRGRTDP
- a CDS encoding DUF4129 domain-containing protein: MGYDRHNAALVVCCVLAILAAAAFLPAAGYGDYPDQDAVSDDHYLDLESGPETDGENGTDDRDSERSDDPDANESTPDEESVGRANDSDAEETNETDDENETVDDESGTNETSDESDDDSSASVGFLPAAGLLLACLLVVPIGLLWRATHPSRAPGVANADVTIPDGFLPRLQFRLKRIPQVTMTATIGLARVTPAIVDGVVGTGRAIGSGIGLVGRGLGRGLGSALVSIPAGLSRTLGSLGGLSISGGVASLFGGFTRRRRSSRSGSGTATRGNGNRDEDEDEPETGDDPGPQTVEEAWAALTELISARRDRSKTPGEYASAAVDAGFPESAVSTLTETFRQVRYGNYPPTDDRIRRARAAYDRIVATASHEDGDRE
- a CDS encoding M48 family metalloprotease; translated protein: MVSRKLLGQMATTLGAVVLANLVLALVFVALLEPWLVPVFDGIGLSRGVAYALTTTLCLGCLLAVQLRYARLELLAEADAAVLGPDERPELTDRVTRLAAQLDVAVPTVAVADTDVANSFAVDGVRSGTIVVSEGLLETLDAAELDAVLAHELAHLKNRDAAVMTLASFLPALIADEHVVFGDHLPQWTRPYVYGGLLLVAALLGSSFIEAPVFTPSGLLQLAVALAVTVVVGGIVLGVVATVVVFLSRSLSRQREFVADRAGALATGDPATLAGVLERLDGEATVPTNDARVEDGATSSGHYRGLEGMCLLPHGFDRSREGATDGGDPLQVDTYAHPSTTERIARLRKLAAELERTPYAG